One Mya arenaria isolate MELC-2E11 chromosome 5, ASM2691426v1 genomic window carries:
- the LOC128236117 gene encoding hemicentin-2-like, giving the protein MYICQSSYSGEPHLFRITKVKLFLKLQPTTPLVTVSETVVESSSSIQIAQCISSGFRPKAVIFSWSLGGETATSVSKPTVVENTTSNTFSVSETYTQVVDRADNRKTLTCSINHETLSSPRTASVTLNVQFPPSTATLTGYFTAVADGSSKTFTCESGTSNPFAAITWLHNNVIVTAGTGTPTNIIGKYYGLVTTQTLTITPTRDDDADVYSCSARNAVSSTPANSQQKSLNLTYAPVVKTLPRTVTETQPGLLQCVVSSKPSATITWYQINDGRTFLLEGTGNKSLDYRITAVSRDDAGTYMCNANNGIGGDNFNSVQLVVQFKPDVTVFAHNATEKLSTTLRCGPLGVPDSYTYVSWDHTWPGSSDVLRSFPGSPVLLLSDLRYEHSGIYTCRVDNGIDFSRNPDAGRGQVFFVVKSRPFIATTHQTVQKAAQLGKVATMQVEFVSNTIGTRVSVEKKGK; this is encoded by the exons atgtatatttgtcagtcATCATACAGCGGGGAGCCACATCTCTTTAGAATTACTAAAGTGAAACTGTTTCTTAAAc TCCAACCCACTACCCCGCTTGTGACCGTTTCGGAAACTGTTGTGGAAAGCTCCAGCTCCATACAAATTGCCCAATGTATTTCTTCTGGTTTTCGGCCTAAGGCAGTGATTTTCAGCTGGAGTCTAGGTGGAGAGACGGCAACATCAGTCAGCAAACCGACAGTAGTGGAGAACACAACATCCAATACTTTCTCCGTGTCCGAAACTTACACACAGGTAGTAGATAGGGCGGACAATAGGAAAACACTAACTTGCTCAATAAACCACGAGACACTGTCCTCACCGCGTACGGCTTCTGTCACACTCAATGTCCAGT TTCCTCCATCGACTGCTACGCTAACAGGATATTTTACAGCTGTGGCTGATGGCTCAAGTAAAACTTTTACTTGCGAATCTGGTACCTCAAATCCTTTTGCTGCCATTACATGGCTCCATAACAATGTCATTGTTACTGCTGGAACGGGAACACCAACGAACATAATTGGAAAATACTACGGTCTTGTGACGACACAGACGCTGACAATAACGCCGACCAGAGACGACGATGCTGACGTGTATTCATGCAGTGCAAGAAACGCTGTAAGCAGTACACCAGCAAACAGTCAGCAAAAATCTTTAAATCTTACAT ATGCCCCTGTAGTGAAGACCTTACCAAGAACTGTGACTGAAACTCAGCCAGGACTTCTGCAATGTGTTGTATCAAGCAAACCATCTGCTACAATAACATGGTATCAAATAAATGACGGACGGACGTTTCTTCTGGAGGGGACTGGTAACAAAAGTCTGGATTATCGCATTACAGCCGTCAGCCGAGATGATGCCGGGACGTATATGTGTAACGCCAATAACGGAATAGGAGGGGATAATTTCAATAGCGTCCAGCTAGTTGTCCAAT TCAAACCCGACGTAACAGTCTTTGCACATAACGCCACAGAGAAATTATCTACAACACTCCGGTGTGGTCCACTTGGTGTGCCTGACTCTTACACCTATGTCTCCTGGGATCACACGTGGCCGGGATCAAGTGATGTTCTCAGGTCATTTCCGGGATCCCCAGTTCTGTTATTAAGTGACCTAAGGTACGAGCACTCCGGGATATATACATGCAGGGTGGACAACGGTATAGACTTTAGCAGAAACCCCGATGCTGGACGGGGACAAGTATTTTTTGTCGTAAAAT CTCGTCCTTTTATTGCAACAACTCACCAGACTGTTCAAAAGGCAGCGCAGCTTGGTAAAGTGGCGACCATGCAGGTGGAATTTGTTTCAAACACTATTGGGACAAGAGTCAGTGTTGAAAAAAAAGGGAAATGA